In the Maribacter sp. MJ134 genome, one interval contains:
- a CDS encoding GntR family transcriptional regulator: MIRKVNLRTQVRDHLLSQMVRGELQIGKTINLAALSRELNISVTPIREALTQLQQANIIKAIPNRGFIIAELDVKEAEDLYNLVASLEVMAIENSEFDTQDIEALKLQQQVFEDAKDALSRIQADLEFHRLLTKGYENDLTLQILNDLKTRIFFYERAFMTDDSFYNKSDNQHDAIISAIADDNVPTASLLLKMNWMLILNYIQKKLTE; the protein is encoded by the coding sequence ATGATAAGGAAAGTAAATTTAAGAACGCAAGTACGGGATCATCTTTTGAGCCAAATGGTTAGGGGTGAGCTTCAAATAGGAAAAACCATAAATTTGGCTGCACTTTCAAGAGAATTGAATATCAGCGTTACCCCTATTCGCGAAGCCCTGACCCAATTACAGCAGGCCAATATCATCAAGGCCATACCCAATAGAGGTTTTATTATAGCCGAGCTGGATGTAAAAGAAGCGGAAGACCTCTACAATCTCGTGGCCAGTTTAGAGGTTATGGCCATTGAAAATTCGGAATTCGATACGCAGGATATTGAAGCGCTTAAGCTGCAACAACAGGTTTTTGAAGACGCAAAGGATGCACTGTCACGCATACAAGCCGATTTAGAGTTTCATAGATTGCTTACCAAAGGATATGAAAACGATTTGACCTTACAAATTTTAAATGATTTAAAAACGCGCATATTCTTTTATGAAAGGGCATTCATGACGGACGATTCGTTCTATAACAAATCCGATAACCAGCATGATGCGATAATTTCCGCCATTGCGGATGACAATGTACCCACCGCCTCCCTCCTATTAAAAATGAATTGGATGTTAATTTTAAACTATATTCAGAAAAAGTTGACGGAGTGA
- a CDS encoding RNA polymerase sigma factor, with protein MAKEQVFSALIREHQGLLYKVASIYTNTKQDQEDLFQEIVYQLWKYFDSFRNESKITTWMYRVGMNTAITYLKKSKRKEINAVPISEVVVGSSEVLDEVYEERLKQLYHHIRHLNALEKGLMLLLLEGKSYKEMAEITGLSGSNIGTKISRIKSKLRNNMTKN; from the coding sequence ATGGCTAAAGAACAAGTATTTTCCGCATTAATACGTGAGCATCAAGGGCTACTTTATAAGGTAGCATCGATATATACGAATACGAAACAAGACCAAGAGGACCTCTTTCAGGAAATCGTATACCAACTTTGGAAGTATTTTGATTCGTTCCGAAACGAATCAAAAATAACCACTTGGATGTATCGGGTAGGCATGAATACGGCCATAACCTATTTAAAGAAATCCAAAAGGAAAGAGATCAATGCCGTTCCTATATCCGAAGTCGTTGTGGGCAGTAGTGAAGTATTGGATGAAGTTTACGAAGAGCGTTTAAAGCAGTTATATCATCATATACGACACCTGAACGCCTTGGAAAAAGGACTGATGCTCTTACTGTTAGAGGGAAAAAGCTATAAAGAAATGGCCGAGATTACCGGATTGAGCGGCTCTAATATAGGCACGAAAATCTCCCGGATCAAATCGAAACTAAGAAACAACATGACAAAAAATTAA
- a CDS encoding amidohydrolase family protein, whose protein sequence is MTKRSISKNTTLLVFTFIFTVFNAVGQEMSFEEYNPTSTLVVPGKEIKRAKFPFIDVHSHQRDMSVGKLTSLVKDMESLNEGIMVNLSGGSGASLKSKVDNINKSFPNRFVVFANVDFSNVDGADWGEKAAQQLEQDIKNGAKGLKIFKSLGLRYKDSNGERLAIDDARLDPIWAKCAAMGVPVLIHAADPKSFWDDMNGDNERWLELKTHPRRKRSSTDPAPWEQIIQEQHNVFKKHPKTKFINAHMGWYANNLGKLGTLLDAMPNMNVGIAAVIAELGRQPQNARAFFIKYQDRILFGKDSWRPEEFPTYFRVLESNDEYFPYYKKYHAFWAMYGLNLPDEVLRKVYYKNALELIPGLDKTLFENQ, encoded by the coding sequence ATGACCAAAAGAAGCATTTCTAAAAATACGACCCTACTGGTTTTTACCTTCATTTTCACAGTGTTCAACGCGGTAGGTCAGGAGATGAGTTTTGAGGAATACAATCCTACATCTACGCTAGTAGTGCCGGGAAAGGAGATAAAGCGGGCTAAATTTCCTTTTATCGATGTTCACAGTCATCAGCGGGATATGTCCGTTGGAAAACTAACTTCATTGGTAAAGGATATGGAGTCCTTAAATGAGGGTATTATGGTAAATCTCAGCGGTGGTTCCGGGGCAAGCCTTAAAAGTAAAGTGGATAACATCAACAAAAGCTTCCCGAACCGATTCGTTGTATTCGCCAATGTCGATTTTTCTAATGTGGATGGTGCCGATTGGGGTGAAAAAGCCGCACAACAATTAGAGCAGGATATAAAAAATGGCGCTAAAGGGCTTAAAATTTTTAAAAGTCTAGGACTGCGCTATAAGGATTCCAATGGCGAAAGATTGGCCATAGACGATGCTCGTTTGGACCCTATATGGGCTAAGTGTGCAGCAATGGGTGTGCCAGTACTCATCCATGCAGCGGACCCCAAATCGTTCTGGGACGATATGAACGGTGATAATGAGCGTTGGCTAGAATTAAAGACACATCCCCGAAGAAAACGTTCCAGTACTGACCCTGCACCTTGGGAACAGATAATACAGGAGCAGCATAATGTTTTTAAAAAGCATCCGAAAACAAAGTTCATTAATGCACATATGGGTTGGTATGCCAATAATCTGGGAAAACTAGGGACACTCCTTGATGCCATGCCCAATATGAACGTGGGCATTGCCGCAGTAATCGCCGAGCTAGGAAGACAACCGCAAAACGCTAGAGCGTTCTTTATAAAATATCAAGATAGAATACTTTTTGGAAAGGACAGTTGGAGACCTGAGGAGTTTCCCACCTATTTCCGTGTGCTCGAAAGTAATGATGAGTATTTTCCATACTATAAAAAATACCATGCTTTTTGGGCAATGTACGGCTTAAACTTGCCGGACGAAGTGCTCCGGAAGGTGTATTATAAGAACGCCCTTGAGTTGATACCTGGTCTGGACAAGACACTTTTTGAAAACCAATAG
- a CDS encoding NTP transferase domain-containing protein: MKNTSKIAILVMAAGAASRMQKVKQLLPWKGSNLLSHTLKTLREFQKQHLYVVLGANYDAIFKQIDFAALSASIIHNTSWEKGLGNSISCGVGHILNQDEDYEGILVCLADQPLMDTAYYKAMISEFQRKNHPILATKYAAKAGVPALFRHDVVTELTRLDADTGAKKVLAKYKDAIYIFDAGARITDVDTPEEYQKLYEQYN; the protein is encoded by the coding sequence TTGAAAAATACTTCTAAAATAGCGATACTGGTGATGGCCGCAGGTGCCGCTAGCCGTATGCAAAAAGTAAAACAGTTACTGCCTTGGAAAGGGTCTAATCTGCTGTCCCATACACTTAAAACGCTGCGAGAGTTTCAAAAACAGCATTTGTATGTAGTTTTAGGTGCCAACTACGATGCTATTTTTAAGCAAATCGACTTTGCGGCGCTATCTGCCTCGATTATCCATAATACGAGTTGGGAAAAAGGCCTGGGAAACAGTATTTCCTGTGGTGTAGGCCACATTTTAAATCAGGACGAAGATTACGAGGGAATTCTAGTCTGTTTGGCAGATCAGCCCTTGATGGATACTGCCTATTATAAGGCGATGATAAGTGAATTTCAAAGGAAGAATCACCCCATCCTCGCTACCAAATATGCTGCCAAAGCGGGTGTACCGGCTCTTTTTAGGCATGATGTTGTTACGGAATTGACACGTTTAGATGCGGATACTGGTGCTAAGAAGGTATTGGCTAAATATAAGGACGCAATTTATATCTTTGATGCCGGGGCCAGGATTACGGATGTAGACACCCCTGAAGAATATCAAAAGCTTTACGAACAGTATAATTGA
- a CDS encoding XdhC family protein, translating into MTHELKKIVKQHLVYKANGLQSVLATVVALDGSSYRRPGVRMLICENGELTGAVSGGCVEKEIVFQASTVFASGKSKMMTYDGRFRLGCEGILYILLEPFAPDKSFLNAFETIIDQRKPFSITAQYLKEYGEHEHLGSIFVMAGKEYHLQPKQQKEPKLELFEQEMLPSYKLVLVGGEHDAVQLSQLALQMGWEVNVCTVPEEEKTLTDFPGIDALWNTQPLEMPVAQIDEQTAVVLMTHSYVKDLKYLFALKNTAPMYFGLLGPSKRREKLFGEFIDLYPDEDYDFFDTIHGPAGLNIGAETPEEIAIAILSEILAVIRNQEPMMLKDKRKGIHH; encoded by the coding sequence ATGACCCACGAATTAAAGAAAATAGTTAAACAACACCTTGTTTACAAAGCCAACGGATTACAATCCGTTCTTGCTACTGTAGTGGCCTTGGACGGTTCGTCGTATCGGAGGCCCGGTGTGCGCATGCTTATTTGTGAAAACGGGGAACTCACCGGTGCCGTAAGCGGTGGTTGTGTTGAGAAGGAGATTGTTTTTCAAGCGAGTACCGTTTTTGCATCGGGAAAATCAAAAATGATGACCTATGATGGGAGATTCAGATTGGGCTGCGAAGGAATTTTATACATTTTGTTGGAACCTTTTGCGCCCGACAAATCCTTCCTTAATGCGTTCGAAACCATAATCGATCAAAGAAAACCATTTTCTATTACAGCACAATATCTCAAGGAATATGGCGAACACGAGCATCTCGGTTCTATATTTGTTATGGCTGGAAAGGAATATCATCTTCAGCCGAAGCAGCAAAAAGAACCTAAGCTAGAACTATTTGAGCAAGAGATGCTACCTTCCTATAAATTAGTGCTCGTGGGAGGAGAGCACGATGCCGTTCAACTTTCACAATTGGCCCTACAGATGGGCTGGGAGGTCAACGTATGCACCGTGCCCGAAGAAGAAAAGACGCTAACGGATTTCCCGGGAATTGATGCGCTATGGAATACGCAGCCCTTGGAGATGCCCGTAGCACAGATAGATGAACAAACAGCGGTGGTGTTGATGACGCATAGCTATGTCAAGGATTTAAAATACTTGTTCGCACTAAAAAATACTGCCCCGATGTATTTTGGACTTTTAGGACCTTCCAAGAGGAGAGAAAAATTGTTCGGGGAGTTCATTGATCTGTATCCCGATGAGGACTATGACTTCTTCGATACCATTCATGGTCCGGCAGGACTGAATATTGGAGCGGAAACTCCAGAGGAAATCGCCATTGCCATCCTTTCCGAAATATTGGCTGTTATCAGAAACCAAGAACCGATGATGTTGAAGGACAAACGGAAAGGTATTCATCATTGA
- a CDS encoding vWA domain-containing protein has protein sequence MKLFLKTFGFTLFMALFVSCGNADDDVNLNLNFGDGLGKGVPVDDCLGLEEGELVLSIQEEFTTLPGKVSIFFRVSDTDGNPVPGLNADQFTIYEQGRNDDCFNTISTSESFARISPNAQIFSNNTLLVLDLSNSVLDSSLEELKIASTSFINNVMPDTAQESFQMAIYWFDGEDELHLLNELTPSRQDLIAAIDGITDDISSDPSTDLYGAVIKSTDIASNLIRETTTGGKIGAASVVIFTDGTDQASRFTKDAALKKVTDADSNISFFSIGLGSEIDTQVLTDIGKTASVFATNKEELEDTFNDISEKISERANSFYLFEYCSPKRDGSGINNLAIEVKTGSREGAVQTKFDAKGFEGGCN, from the coding sequence ATGAAATTATTTTTGAAGACCTTTGGATTTACTTTATTTATGGCACTTTTCGTTTCTTGCGGGAATGCCGATGATGATGTAAATCTAAACTTGAATTTTGGTGACGGCCTTGGTAAAGGAGTCCCGGTGGACGATTGTTTAGGATTGGAGGAAGGGGAATTGGTGTTGTCCATCCAAGAAGAGTTTACCACCTTACCCGGTAAAGTATCTATTTTCTTTAGAGTTTCCGATACGGACGGTAATCCTGTTCCTGGCTTAAATGCAGATCAGTTTACAATTTACGAACAAGGAAGGAACGACGATTGTTTCAATACCATTTCTACATCGGAGTCTTTTGCAAGAATATCTCCGAATGCCCAGATATTCAGTAATAACACGCTTTTGGTGCTCGATTTGAGTAATAGTGTACTGGACAGTAGTTTGGAGGAACTAAAAATTGCAAGTACCAGTTTCATCAATAACGTTATGCCGGATACGGCTCAAGAATCTTTCCAAATGGCCATATATTGGTTCGATGGTGAGGATGAGTTGCATTTACTGAACGAGTTAACACCGTCAAGACAGGATTTAATTGCCGCTATTGATGGTATTACGGACGATATCAGTTCTGACCCCTCTACCGATTTATACGGTGCAGTGATCAAGTCAACGGACATTGCGTCTAACCTTATCAGAGAAACCACTACGGGCGGAAAGATCGGGGCGGCCTCAGTTGTCATATTTACGGATGGTACCGATCAAGCCTCTCGATTTACAAAAGATGCCGCTTTAAAGAAAGTAACAGATGCCGATTCAAATATTTCTTTCTTCAGTATTGGATTAGGAAGTGAGATAGATACCCAGGTGTTAACGGATATTGGCAAAACAGCTTCTGTTTTTGCAACGAATAAGGAGGAATTAGAAGATACGTTCAACGACATCTCTGAGAAAATATCCGAACGTGCCAATAGCTTTTACCTCTTTGAGTATTGCAGTCCTAAAAGGGATGGTAGTGGAATAAATAATTTGGCCATAGAAGTTAAAACGGGTTCGAGAGAAGGCGCCGTGCAGACTAAGTTCGATGCTAAAGGATTTGAAGGTGGCTGTAATTAA
- a CDS encoding flagellar motor protein MotB, producing MKNLSVVGILSIALLTSCVSKKKYVALEDNLAQTQSMLTKTQVEKEELETKFSKIEARVAEYNSKINSLKEMNDSQYTTVDDVAVMSNNTKANMRKTLEKVDASKLAEAKTLQDSMNLAVSYKLKQSISDDDEDVEVSIDKTVVMINISDELLFNTASYRVSNKADKILTKLAEVIKSEPSMEVMVEGHTDSRTINTPMVTDNWDLSVKRATSIVRELQTKYDVDPTQLIAAGRSSYLPLVENDSKENMAKNRRTKIVILPNLDKFFALLDTASL from the coding sequence ATGAAAAATTTATCAGTAGTTGGAATACTTTCCATAGCACTTTTAACGTCATGTGTCTCCAAAAAGAAATATGTTGCTTTGGAAGATAACTTGGCGCAGACGCAAAGTATGCTCACGAAGACTCAGGTGGAAAAAGAAGAATTGGAAACTAAGTTTTCTAAAATTGAAGCGCGTGTTGCGGAGTACAATTCTAAAATCAATTCGCTTAAAGAAATGAACGACAGTCAGTATACCACCGTAGACGATGTCGCTGTTATGAGTAACAATACGAAAGCGAATATGCGAAAGACTTTGGAAAAAGTTGACGCGTCAAAATTAGCGGAGGCTAAAACTTTGCAAGACTCAATGAACTTAGCGGTTTCATACAAGCTAAAGCAGTCTATTTCGGACGACGATGAGGATGTAGAGGTAAGTATAGACAAAACGGTAGTTATGATTAACATTTCGGACGAGTTGTTGTTCAATACCGCGAGCTACAGAGTAAGCAACAAAGCCGACAAGATATTGACCAAATTGGCAGAGGTCATTAAGTCGGAGCCAAGCATGGAAGTTATGGTAGAAGGGCATACCGATTCCAGAACCATTAACACGCCCATGGTAACCGATAACTGGGATTTAAGCGTAAAGAGAGCAACCTCTATCGTTAGGGAGTTACAAACTAAATACGATGTAGACCCCACACAATTGATTGCGGCAGGTAGAAGCAGCTACTTGCCATTGGTGGAGAACGATTCCAAAGAGAACATGGCCAAGAATAGAAGAACTAAGATCGTTATTCTTCCAAATTTGGATAAATTCTTTGCTTTATTGGATACGGCAAGTTTATAA
- a CDS encoding M14 metallopeptidase family protein produces the protein MKNLIIVFLAYCYFAPVKAQDANITTQLYDSYEKYKEPTLNKRRIKHQDIQPLLAAFAKNPKFKVTKVGSSIGGKSLNLVSIGTGTTDVFLWSQMHGDEPTATQAIFDILNFLDSPDFAEEKQAILSNLTVHFLPMLNPDGAELFQRRNLLGVDINRDALRLQSPESQTLKRVRDSLEADFGFNLHDQSTYYNAERTEKPATISYLAPAYNYEKDINEVRGNAMKIIVFMNSILQKYAPGQVGRYNDDFEPRAFGDNIQKWGTSTILIESGGYPEDTEKQEIRKLNYVSILSAIYTIAKENYKDIPISEYEKIPENDRKLFDLKITGATYELMGKPYKIDLGINQVEVDYEDHNNFWYSSRIWDQGDLSTYYGYENFDASGYTIRKAQVYPKLISNMEALKALNAQTVLQQGFGYVRLKNIPKEALNASFPFHIIGEKFQTPDLNLKPGINPTFFLEKEGKLSHAVINGFLIDLNSDSLEIPNSMIFR, from the coding sequence ATGAAAAACCTAATTATTGTATTCCTTGCTTACTGTTATTTTGCCCCTGTAAAGGCTCAGGATGCTAATATTACCACACAGCTATACGATTCTTACGAAAAATATAAGGAACCAACCCTGAACAAAAGACGCATTAAGCACCAAGATATTCAACCCTTACTCGCCGCCTTTGCTAAGAACCCAAAGTTTAAGGTGACTAAAGTCGGTAGCTCCATAGGAGGAAAAAGCTTGAACTTAGTTAGCATTGGAACGGGTACTACCGATGTTTTTCTATGGTCACAAATGCATGGCGATGAACCTACCGCCACACAGGCCATTTTTGACATCCTGAACTTTTTGGACAGTCCGGATTTTGCTGAAGAGAAGCAAGCGATTTTAAGCAACCTTACCGTGCATTTTTTACCGATGTTAAATCCGGATGGTGCGGAACTATTTCAACGAAGAAACTTATTAGGGGTTGATATCAACAGAGATGCGTTACGTTTACAATCCCCGGAATCGCAGACCTTGAAAAGAGTTCGCGATAGTCTGGAGGCCGATTTTGGTTTTAACCTGCACGACCAGAGTACTTATTACAATGCGGAACGTACGGAAAAACCAGCTACCATTTCATATTTGGCACCTGCCTACAACTATGAAAAAGATATCAATGAAGTTCGGGGCAACGCCATGAAAATCATCGTCTTTATGAACAGTATCCTACAGAAATATGCTCCTGGGCAGGTAGGCCGGTATAATGACGATTTTGAACCCAGGGCCTTTGGGGATAATATTCAAAAATGGGGCACAAGCACTATTCTCATTGAATCTGGTGGATACCCTGAGGATACCGAGAAGCAGGAAATCAGAAAATTGAACTATGTTTCCATCCTTTCAGCCATCTATACGATTGCCAAAGAAAATTATAAGGATATTCCTATTTCCGAATATGAAAAAATTCCGGAGAACGACCGTAAACTGTTCGATTTAAAAATAACGGGAGCTACCTATGAATTAATGGGGAAACCGTACAAGATAGATTTAGGAATCAATCAAGTAGAAGTAGATTACGAAGACCATAATAATTTTTGGTACAGTAGCCGCATCTGGGACCAGGGTGATTTGTCTACCTATTACGGATATGAGAATTTTGATGCCAGCGGGTATACGATTCGAAAAGCACAAGTTTATCCAAAATTAATTTCCAATATGGAAGCACTAAAAGCATTGAATGCTCAAACTGTTTTGCAGCAGGGTTTTGGATACGTAAGGCTCAAAAATATTCCGAAAGAGGCTTTAAACGCGTCTTTTCCATTTCATATTATCGGTGAAAAGTTTCAAACACCTGACCTCAATTTAAAACCTGGTATTAATCCCACATTTTTTCTTGAAAAAGAGGGCAAACTTAGCCATGCGGTTATCAACGGCTTTCTGATAGATTTGAATTCGGATTCTTTAGAAATTCCAAATAGCATGATTTTCAGATAA
- a CDS encoding peptidoglycan recognition family protein, whose translation MKCFLPLLVLGLLVVSCSTTKTIVDKPIIFNEEREILTLEYLSKRYGLKKDDPIIVPKMIVLHWTVIPTLEKSFEAFNNPSLPNWRPDIKDVSGLNVSSQFMVDRDGTIYRLMPETTMARHVIGLNHCAIGVENVGGDTDQPLTKAQLKSNIWLVRYLEEKYPIEYLIGHYEYTRFENHPLWLEKDDGYRTKKTDPGTAFMRRVRKAVSDLNFKDIPQ comes from the coding sequence ATGAAGTGTTTCCTACCGTTACTAGTATTAGGGTTATTGGTCGTCTCCTGTAGTACCACGAAAACTATTGTGGATAAGCCTATCATTTTTAATGAAGAACGGGAAATACTCACCCTGGAGTATCTTTCCAAACGTTACGGACTTAAAAAGGACGACCCTATAATCGTTCCTAAAATGATAGTCCTCCATTGGACGGTAATCCCAACCCTTGAAAAATCTTTTGAGGCTTTCAATAATCCGAGTTTACCCAACTGGCGGCCCGATATTAAGGATGTCAGCGGTTTAAATGTCTCGTCTCAGTTTATGGTAGACCGTGATGGCACAATATACCGACTTATGCCAGAAACTACCATGGCCAGGCATGTCATTGGTTTAAATCATTGTGCTATTGGTGTTGAAAATGTAGGAGGCGATACGGACCAACCGCTTACCAAAGCACAACTAAAATCCAATATCTGGCTGGTACGCTATTTAGAGGAGAAGTACCCTATTGAATATCTTATTGGCCATTATGAATACACCCGTTTTGAAAATCATCCGCTATGGTTGGAGAAAGATGACGGGTACCGCACTAAAAAAACAGATCCCGGAACGGCATTTATGAGACGTGTAAGAAAGGCCGTAAGCGACTTAAATTTTAAAGATATACCGCAATGA
- a CDS encoding 3D domain-containing protein: MRTTLCICICCLLFGCKEEVKDIVRYDWIPLEVTATAYNSTPAQTSYEHPKITAWGDSITPGVKWIAVSRDLLRKGLRHNTMVKIDTFKGIYLVKDKMNKRWTNRIDIYMDEDVKKAREWGRRKVQIKYAVKRDTAKNLAKE; this comes from the coding sequence TTGAGAACTACCCTTTGCATATGTATTTGTTGCTTACTTTTTGGTTGCAAAGAGGAGGTAAAGGATATTGTCCGTTACGATTGGATTCCCTTAGAAGTTACCGCAACAGCCTATAATTCTACTCCAGCGCAAACGTCCTACGAGCATCCAAAGATTACGGCTTGGGGAGATTCCATTACGCCGGGAGTCAAATGGATAGCTGTGTCCAGGGACTTGTTGCGAAAGGGCCTAAGACACAATACCATGGTAAAAATAGATACCTTTAAAGGAATTTACTTGGTAAAGGATAAAATGAACAAACGCTGGACCAACAGAATTGATATTTATATGGATGAAGACGTTAAAAAAGCACGGGAATGGGGGAGACGCAAGGTTCAAATTAAATATGCCGTGAAACGGGATACTGCAAAAAATTTAGCTAAAGAATGA
- a CDS encoding DUF2452 domain-containing protein, which produces MKKEKKPDYVVFDEETQRYNGKLLPYSSSVSAPKITPPDVTSWKNTNIVSANNQFKAKYESIQEEYKRMMQEFEYNNLVYNAKFNFEPIVGKVYHLYRSKDQSTFLSLILPHECNFEHLGTFKLGPDKTWEKL; this is translated from the coding sequence ATGAAAAAAGAGAAAAAGCCGGATTATGTGGTCTTCGATGAAGAAACACAACGTTATAACGGGAAACTATTACCCTACTCCAGCAGTGTATCTGCACCTAAAATAACGCCTCCGGACGTTACTTCTTGGAAAAACACGAACATCGTTAGTGCCAACAATCAGTTTAAGGCAAAATACGAGTCCATTCAAGAAGAATATAAGCGGATGATGCAAGAATTTGAATACAACAATCTGGTGTACAATGCCAAGTTCAATTTTGAACCTATTGTAGGCAAGGTCTATCATCTCTATCGTTCCAAGGACCAAAGTACTTTCCTATCCTTGATTTTACCGCACGAATGTAATTTTGAACATCTGGGAACTTTTAAATTGGGACCGGACAAGACTTGGGAGAAACTATAG
- a CDS encoding pirin family protein — protein sequence MSNIGLIIEERSRDIGDFLVGRLIPFRKKRMIGPFIFIDHMGPTTLGPDTYMDVDQHPHIGLSTLTFMLEGELMHADSLGTEQRIRPGSVNWMVAGSGVSHTERTPNNLRNGSRFKAHGYQIWVALPKDLEDIAPEFHHIPETDLPQWNDGSTSFTLVAGEGYGRKSPVPVHSPLFMIEIKTTDTYQLNTIGQLKGEIGICIVSGSIEACGETVTEGHIVVSKVEDTCTTVIHEHTHLLLFGGEAFPEERHIYWNFVSHDKEKITRAKEAWKNKTFPMMDTDDSYVPLPGL from the coding sequence ATGTCAAATATCGGATTAATCATAGAAGAACGCAGCAGGGATATCGGAGATTTTTTAGTGGGACGGCTGATTCCCTTTCGAAAAAAGCGGATGATAGGTCCGTTTATCTTCATCGACCATATGGGACCGACCACCTTAGGTCCCGATACCTATATGGACGTGGACCAGCATCCACACATTGGTTTGTCTACACTCACCTTTATGCTGGAAGGGGAGCTCATGCACGCGGACAGTCTAGGTACGGAACAGCGTATACGACCCGGGTCCGTTAACTGGATGGTAGCCGGCAGTGGAGTTTCACATACCGAACGTACGCCGAATAACCTTAGAAACGGAAGCCGATTCAAAGCACATGGTTATCAGATTTGGGTGGCACTACCGAAGGATTTGGAAGATATTGCGCCCGAATTCCATCATATTCCGGAAACTGACTTACCCCAATGGAACGATGGTAGTACCAGCTTTACCTTGGTGGCAGGGGAAGGCTACGGGAGAAAATCGCCAGTGCCGGTGCATTCCCCCTTGTTCATGATAGAAATTAAAACCACGGATACCTACCAGCTCAATACCATTGGTCAGTTGAAGGGTGAAATCGGGATTTGTATCGTAAGTGGAAGTATAGAAGCCTGTGGAGAAACCGTCACTGAGGGTCATATCGTCGTTAGCAAAGTAGAAGATACCTGTACTACGGTTATTCATGAACATACCCACCTACTACTGTTTGGTGGCGAGGCATTCCCTGAGGAACGCCATATTTACTGGAATTTTGTTTCTCACGATAAAGAAAAGATAACACGTGCCAAGGAAGCTTGGAAGAACAAAACTTTTCCCATGATGGATACTGATGATAGCTACGTTCCGCTGCCCGGCCTATAG